The nucleotide sequence GGGATCGTCAGCGGCGTTGCCGTGTACCTGCTCGCCTACCGCCGGGGCCTGGACAGCTACCGGCTCGTCCTCGCAGGGCTCGGCATCACCGGCCTCGCCACAAGCCTGACCACCTGGATCCTTACCCTGGGCGACGTCACCAGCGCCGCGCAGGCGCTGACCTGGATGACCGGCTCACTGAACGGCAAAGACTGGGCGACCGTCCAGCCCATGGCGATTGCCGCCGTCGTTCTCATCCTTGCCGCCGTTGCCAGAGGCCGCTGGCTGCTGCTGACCGGCTTCGGTGAGGACACCGTCGTCGGACTCGGTGTACGGATCGGTGCCGTGCGCCTCACAGTCCTGACCATTGCGGTGCTGCTGGCCTCGATTGCCACTGTCACCGCCGGTCCCGTTGCCTTCGTGGCCCTTGCCAGCCCGCAGATTGCACGGTCGCTGACCGCCGGTGTCACGCCGCCTGTGGGGGTATCGGCCCTGGTCGGCGCGGTGTTCGTCCTGCTCGCAGACACCGTCTCGGCCAACGCGCTGGCCGTGCCGCTGCCGGTGGGCGTTGCCACCGCCGTCCTCGGCGCGCCGTTCCTGATCCACCTGCTCCTGAAGTACCAGCGGAGGCTGAGTTGAACACCACCACCACGGGCCAGGCCGGCCTGAAAGCCGATAACCTGAGCCTCGGATACGACGGCCCCGCCATCATCCGGGACCTGACCCTGAACATCCCGCATGCCCAGGTGACCTCCATCATCGGACCCAACGGGTGCGGCAAATCCACACTGCTCCGCGGACTCGGCCGGCTCCTTCCGCCGCGTTCCGGGGACGTCCTCCTGGACGGTACCTCCCTTGCCGCGCACTCCACCCGGCACGTTGCCACCCGGATCAGCGTCCTCCCCCAGGCGCCGTCCGCGCCCTCGGGACTGACCGTGGCCGACCTGGTGTCCAGGGGCAGGCACCCGCGGCAAAAGTGGTACCAGCAGTTTTCCCTCGCGGACCAGGGCATCGTCGAAGGCGCGCTGGAAGCCACCGACATCCGCGAACTGGCAGATACGCCGCTGGAGGACCTCTCAGGCGGGCAGCGCCAACGGGCCTGGATTTCCATGACGCTTGCCCAGGAAACCGGCATACTCCTCCTGGACGAGCCCACCACGTACCTGGATCTCGCGCACCAGGTGGACGTGCTGGAACTCGTCCGCCGGCTGAACCGCCGGCACAACAGGACCGTGGTGATGGTGCTCCACGACATCTCGCTGGCGGCCCGCTACTCGGACCACATCGTTGCCATGAAGGACGGCCGGATCATTACCCAGGGCGCACCGGCCGACGTGATCACCCCCGAGCTGCTCCGGGAAGTCTTTGACCTCCATGCCCACGTGGTCAACGAGCCCACGGAGGGCCGGCCGCATGTCATCCCGCTCGGCCACCCGGCGCCGGCCTGATTTACCCCTTACTACAGGTAGTCACCGGCCCGTTCGCGGGCAATCTCCAGCAGGGTGGAGTGGAAGGCAACCTCTGCCGGAGCGTAGACCTTGTCCTGGCGCTGCGCGAGCAGAACCCGACGCAGGGGGGCGGCGGAGCCGAGGCTGACCACCCGGACGTCGGGGTGCTGCAGGGCCACGGCGGTCTTCGGCACCATGGCCACGCCCATCCCGACACTGACCATCGCCTGCGCTTCCTGGTAATCGTTGGCCAGGAACCCGATCGTGGGTTCGAACCCGGCCTCATGGGCGGAGCGCTGCAGCACCTCCACCACCGGATGGGCCTCCGCCCGCACGATCCATGACTCCTTGCGGAGCTCTTCCATCCGGATCTCTTCACGGTCGGCAAGCGGGTGCCCGCGGGACACCAGCAGGACGGTGCTTTCCTGGAAGACCTCCGTGATCCGGATGGAATCGTCATGGAAGCGGTTCCAGGGGTAGTCCCAGAGCAGACAAAGCCCGGTCACGCCGGACTGCAGGTCCGCCACAAGCTCATCAAAGCGTGCGCTCCGCAGGGACAGACCAATGGCCGGGTACCTCTTCTTGAAGGCCCTGATGACAACCGGCAGGAATGATCCGGCGAGAGTCGGAAACGTCCCGACTGTCAGGGAGCCGCGTTTGAGCCCGGCGATCTGGTCCAGGTCGGCCTGGGCAGCCCGCATTTGCCCGATGATCTTCCGGGCATGGCCGGCGAGCACCTGCCCGGCTTCGGTGGGCACCACCCCGCGGGAGCGACGGTTGAGGAGGGGCTGGCCGACTTCCTGCTCGAGCTTGCGCAGCTGCTGCGAGACGGCCGAGGGCGTGTACAGCATCAGATCGGCAGCCGCGGTGATCGATCCCTGCTCGACGACCTCCACCAGCAGGGCAAGCCTCCGGATATCGAATAATTCCTGGGCTTCATCGTTAAGCATCCGTTCACCCTTCTCCTTTAATGGTTCATTCTATGCAGGCGGCAGTGGCGGTGCAGGACTTGGGGACCCTCCGGGGTTTAGCATACGCAATCTGAAGTGGCATTCGTCGGCTCTACCTCAGTGAATGAAGAAGCACTACATAGGACGACAGAAATCCAACATTGTCTTCATTTGTGATGTGGCTCATTCTCGAATCAACCCCCTTGAACACGTCGGGGCGGAAAAGAAGCAAGGACGGACCATGAAGATCGAAGCGGAGTGGATGCGCGGAGGCACCAGCAAATGCTGGGTGTTCGAAACGGAACAGCTGGGTGAGACCGGAACGAGCCCGGATGTGCTGCTTCCCCGGCTGTTCGGCAGCCCCGACCACCGGCAGATCGACGGTGTGGGCGGGGCGACGTCCACCACCAGCAAAGCGATGATCCTTCACCGTCCCGCCGGCGAGGATGTCGACGTCGAGTTCACTTTCGCCCAGGTCGGCATCGAAGAGGCCGTCGTGGACTGGGGCAGCAACTGCGGCAACTGCTCCGCCGTCGTTGGTCTTTACGCCATCGAAAAAGGCTGGGTAGTGCCCACCGGCGACGTCACCCGGATCATCACCCGGAACACCAACACCGGCCAGATCATCATCCAGCGGGTATCCACGCCTTCCGGCGCGCTACCGATCGTCCCGGAGGCGGAGATGCCGGGCGTACCGTTCCCCGGATACCGGGTGGGCCTCGGCTTCCAAGACCCTGCCGGCAAAACCACCGGCAGGTTGCTTCCCACAGGATCAGCCTCAGACGCCGTCACTGCAGACGGAACACCCTGGACTGTCTCCATGGTCGACGCCGGAGCGCCGGTGGTGATCCTGCGTGCTGAAGACCTTGGCCTTGACCCGGAGCGCTACGACAACTGGTTCGCCGGGGCTGAGCTGCAGCTGGAGACGCTGGAACACATCCGGCGCCAGGCCGCAGTACGCATGGGGCTCGCAGCGACCCCCGCCGAGGCGGCCCGCGCCGTCCCGAAGGTCGCAATCGTGGCTGCACCGGCCCAGGCCGACGTGGAAAGCGACGTCAGCGTCATGATGCTCTCGATGGGCAAGCCGCACCCGGCGCTGGCCATCACCGGAAGCATCGCACTGACCCTGGCCGCCCGCACCCCGGGCACCGTACTGCACGACATCACCGGCGGCACGGTCCGGCCCACCCTGCGGCTGCGCACTCCGGCCGGGGTCATCGAAACCTGGAGTGAGGAGCGGGACGGATCGCTGCTCGTCGGCGTCGACCGGACAGCCCGCACCCTCGCCACCACCACCATCCACCTCCCCGAGGCCCTCGGCAGCGCCGTCGACGCCTCCCTCGCCAGCGCCACCAACTGACCAGCGCCACTCAATGAGGAGACAGCATCATGACTAAAACGGCAGAACGAACCGCACCCCTGGATACGGACACCCGCGACGATCTCCCCCAACGCCCCGTCCGTCGACGCCGCATCCTGCTGATGACGGTGGTCGCCACAGCTATTCTGGGTCTGGCCGCCCTCCTGTTTGGGGGTGTCTTGTTCAACCCCGCGGCCGCCTCGGAATCGGAGCCGACCATGACCGCCACCCAGATCATCCCGCTCGTCATCCTCGTGGTGATGTTCGTCGTCGCCACCAAATGGCCACTGAACATCGGAGTGATGGGGCTGGTGGCGTCCTTCGGCGTCGGCTACTTCATGCTGGGAATGACGGACAAGCAAATCCTCGAGGAGTTTCCGGCCAGCATCGTCCTGACGATCATCGGCGTCACCTACTTCTTCAGCATGGCCCAAAGGAACGGGTCCATTGACATCATCGTCCAGGCCTGCGTGCGGCTGGTCAGGGGCAAAACCGCGCTCCTCCCGTGGGTGTTCTTCCTGATGGCTGCCGCCCTGACGGCACTGGGCACCTTCTCCCCCGCCGCCGTCGCACTGCTGGCCCCGGCCGCCCTCGGACTTGCCTACGAGTCACGCATCCACCCGGTGGTCATGGGGGCGTTCGTCATCAACGGAGCCCATGCCGGCGGCTTCTCGCCGCTCTCGGTCGCCGGGGTCCTGGTGCACGACATCGCCGGGAAGAACGGCTTCCCCATCTCCCAGGGCGTCCTTTTCTCGGCCAGCTTCGCCCTCAATTTCATCCTTTCAGCGCTGACCATCGTGCTGTTCGCCCTCCTGGGCAAGCTCCGCGAGAAGCACGCCAACGAGTACGTCGGTCTGGACACCCCTCGCATCGGACGGCCCCACGGCCAGCAGATCCTAACGCTGGCACTGATCGTCGCG is from Arthrobacter sp. QXT-31 and encodes:
- a CDS encoding PrpF domain-containing protein, with translation MKIEAEWMRGGTSKCWVFETEQLGETGTSPDVLLPRLFGSPDHRQIDGVGGATSTTSKAMILHRPAGEDVDVEFTFAQVGIEEAVVDWGSNCGNCSAVVGLYAIEKGWVVPTGDVTRIITRNTNTGQIIIQRVSTPSGALPIVPEAEMPGVPFPGYRVGLGFQDPAGKTTGRLLPTGSASDAVTADGTPWTVSMVDAGAPVVILRAEDLGLDPERYDNWFAGAELQLETLEHIRRQAAVRMGLAATPAEAARAVPKVAIVAAPAQADVESDVSVMMLSMGKPHPALAITGSIALTLAARTPGTVLHDITGGTVRPTLRLRTPAGVIETWSEERDGSLLVGVDRTARTLATTTIHLPEALGSAVDASLASATN
- a CDS encoding SLC13 family permease, with amino-acid sequence MTKTAERTAPLDTDTRDDLPQRPVRRRRILLMTVVATAILGLAALLFGGVLFNPAAASESEPTMTATQIIPLVILVVMFVVATKWPLNIGVMGLVASFGVGYFMLGMTDKQILEEFPASIVLTIIGVTYFFSMAQRNGSIDIIVQACVRLVRGKTALLPWVFFLMAAALTALGTFSPAAVALLAPAALGLAYESRIHPVVMGAFVINGAHAGGFSPLSVAGVLVHDIAGKNGFPISQGVLFSASFALNFILSALTIVLFALLGKLREKHANEYVGLDTPRIGRPHGQQILTLALIVAILVCTLGFHMPIGFVALSAGLLLAFVNIKEHKTFIGGVSWSTVLLVAGMITYVSLLQHVGVIDTLAEQALALGAPLLIALVLCYVIGVGSAFASSTALLTAFIPMAGPLLATSTLSASGTVAALAIAATVVDVSPFSTDGALVVANARDNDRQRVYKQLMMYAGGVVLVAPALAWALLVPTGIM
- a CDS encoding FecCD family ABC transporter permease, which encodes MTATETAPRKGTLPIRAVRIGRVSFRLNLRVVVVAAVMAAALLGAMALHVAFGGTPLPYPDVLRALLGDTTNPRTHLAVTEFRAPRMVAAVVVGASLAAAGAITQTVARNPLASPDLLGVTAGASLGAVTVLVIAGGGHAGLSGIAATVGMPAAAFAAGIVSGVAVYLLAYRRGLDSYRLVLAGLGITGLATSLTTWILTLGDVTSAAQALTWMTGSLNGKDWATVQPMAIAAVVLILAAVARGRWLLLTGFGEDTVVGLGVRIGAVRLTVLTIAVLLASIATVTAGPVAFVALASPQIARSLTAGVTPPVGVSALVGAVFVLLADTVSANALAVPLPVGVATAVLGAPFLIHLLLKYQRRLS
- a CDS encoding ABC transporter ATP-binding protein, coding for MNTTTTGQAGLKADNLSLGYDGPAIIRDLTLNIPHAQVTSIIGPNGCGKSTLLRGLGRLLPPRSGDVLLDGTSLAAHSTRHVATRISVLPQAPSAPSGLTVADLVSRGRHPRQKWYQQFSLADQGIVEGALEATDIRELADTPLEDLSGGQRQRAWISMTLAQETGILLLDEPTTYLDLAHQVDVLELVRRLNRRHNRTVVMVLHDISLAARYSDHIVAMKDGRIITQGAPADVITPELLREVFDLHAHVVNEPTEGRPHVIPLGHPAPA
- a CDS encoding LysR family transcriptional regulator — protein: MLNDEAQELFDIRRLALLVEVVEQGSITAAADLMLYTPSAVSQQLRKLEQEVGQPLLNRRSRGVVPTEAGQVLAGHARKIIGQMRAAQADLDQIAGLKRGSLTVGTFPTLAGSFLPVVIRAFKKRYPAIGLSLRSARFDELVADLQSGVTGLCLLWDYPWNRFHDDSIRITEVFQESTVLLVSRGHPLADREEIRMEELRKESWIVRAEAHPVVEVLQRSAHEAGFEPTIGFLANDYQEAQAMVSVGMGVAMVPKTAVALQHPDVRVVSLGSAAPLRRVLLAQRQDKVYAPAEVAFHSTLLEIARERAGDYL